In Chitinophaga nivalis, a single genomic region encodes these proteins:
- a CDS encoding sensor histidine kinase, whose amino-acid sequence METIKDLNFLNALLPLALIVFIIGVGVVFLNLHFQRNLSLQKLKQEALKNIYQHDLLRSNIQAQEQERKRIAHDLHDELGAVMSIMRMHLMVLQQQSTAGTPQLQEGLQQVRALSETALESVRSISHRLMPPQLEAFGLLAALDAVIAPIHKAGSITIELGSDSELEEVPWLVNLGLFRIVMELINNTLKHAGATAIKIDFLRRGQQLQCHYQDDGSGLPADNQHKGLGLKGIEGRVNALGGKLTIGNREAGGFYATVALTIGENNR is encoded by the coding sequence ATGGAAACGATCAAAGACCTGAATTTTTTAAACGCCTTGCTGCCACTCGCACTGATCGTATTTATTATCGGTGTGGGTGTGGTGTTCCTGAACCTGCATTTTCAGCGGAATTTATCGCTCCAGAAACTAAAGCAGGAAGCCTTAAAAAACATCTATCAGCATGACCTGCTTCGCTCGAACATACAGGCACAGGAGCAGGAGCGTAAGCGTATTGCGCATGATTTACACGATGAGCTGGGAGCGGTGATGTCTATTATGCGGATGCACCTGATGGTATTGCAGCAGCAAAGTACAGCAGGTACACCGCAGTTGCAGGAAGGCTTACAGCAGGTGCGTGCATTATCCGAAACCGCCCTGGAGAGTGTGAGAAGTATCAGCCATCGGTTGATGCCGCCACAACTGGAAGCTTTTGGATTATTAGCTGCCCTGGATGCAGTGATCGCGCCTATCCATAAAGCGGGTAGCATCACCATCGAACTGGGTAGTGACAGCGAACTGGAAGAGGTGCCCTGGCTGGTGAATCTGGGCCTGTTCCGTATTGTGATGGAATTGATCAATAACACCCTGAAACATGCTGGTGCTACCGCTATAAAAATAGATTTTTTGCGCAGGGGGCAACAGCTGCAATGTCATTATCAGGATGATGGGAGCGGACTCCCGGCCGATAATCAGCATAAAGGGTTAGGACTTAAAGGGATTGAAGGCCGGGTAAATGCGCTCGGCGGAAAACTGACAATAGGGAATAGGGAAGCTGGTGGCTTTTACGCAACAGTGGCATTAACCATAGGTGAAAATAATCGTTAA
- a CDS encoding response regulator transcription factor has protein sequence MKHNIQVGLVEDQFLFREGMKAIIGTWEGMEVVFESADGYSVLERLKNAPAVPDVMLVDLSLPPDGEREYSGQQVTEDVTAAFPEMKILILSVHDDEHFINQLIHCGAHGYLVKDSAPQEVEEAINAVYHKGSYINERALKALQLKTVRKIKQKPANLVISKREEEILQLVCKQYTAEEIAQELFISVKTVNGHRNNLLQKTGSRNVTGLVLYAIRNNIVSLT, from the coding sequence ATGAAACACAATATACAAGTAGGATTGGTGGAAGACCAGTTTCTTTTCAGAGAAGGCATGAAAGCCATTATTGGTACCTGGGAAGGTATGGAAGTGGTATTTGAATCGGCAGATGGCTATTCGGTATTGGAGCGGTTAAAAAACGCGCCGGCGGTGCCGGACGTGATGCTGGTAGATCTTTCATTACCACCCGATGGCGAAAGAGAATACAGCGGGCAGCAGGTAACGGAAGATGTAACGGCCGCTTTCCCGGAAATGAAGATTCTTATTTTATCTGTGCACGATGATGAGCATTTTATTAACCAGTTAATTCATTGCGGTGCACATGGCTACCTGGTGAAAGACAGCGCCCCCCAGGAAGTAGAAGAGGCCATTAATGCGGTATATCATAAAGGCTCCTATATCAACGAACGGGCTTTAAAAGCATTGCAGCTTAAAACCGTCCGGAAAATAAAGCAAAAGCCGGCGAACCTGGTCATCAGTAAGCGGGAAGAAGAGATTTTACAGCTGGTGTGTAAACAGTATACGGCGGAAGAAATAGCACAGGAACTTTTTATCAGTGTCAAAACGGTCAATGGTCACCGCAACAACCTCTTACAGAAAACAGGTTCCCGCAACGTGACCGGTTTGGTACTCTATGCTATCCGGAATAATATCGTATCATTGACATGA
- a CDS encoding thiol-activated cytolysin family protein, with protein MKKIPLLAIGLMLILNACKKQDEKALPAEAPNISNHLNQFKDLRVPQTAISRSESNQSTTLSGSANDNNGCVPIAHTQSAEFDKLSVLDPSTDIMYIGSLLDGNSIQSGTYDPLIYPAGYVRKPITYSVSIQGSSGPIAKTITPTLADFRTSMQEIMRSTITGQQPANFTFSLINTRSKREMEMKISANLKFSTFFNATMNYDESSYSGRNFFVLKIFQKFFSADINIPGDGNLFNKPIDFTGTIAPVYISTIDYGRSAYLLLETTYDSSRVYKSLEASFSAWIAGGGTTISNEYKVVMDELKISGVLIGGSSTSAATTIQGIQAFRDYVINSANMGPESRGEVIAYKLRNAKNHGVYKTIINGDYTTMDCSSQLVNIQSYSTSGGGNSYLAAGFIPTGNYWHYDGPLFRAYNKPLPGAVPINSFNSAPGEDHYFTPNWIDAPGWWQYEGVAFYAYKTQVPGSIPIHIHYCDWNMHHYFGPQRTLDDPNYWKFYEGISFYAFPL; from the coding sequence ATGAAAAAAATCCCCTTATTGGCTATTGGCTTAATGCTAATCCTAAACGCCTGTAAAAAGCAGGATGAAAAAGCGCTTCCGGCGGAAGCTCCTAACATCTCCAATCACCTCAATCAATTTAAAGATTTACGTGTTCCTCAAACGGCCATTTCCAGGAGTGAAAGTAATCAGTCAACGACACTATCCGGCAGTGCCAACGACAACAACGGTTGCGTACCGATTGCGCATACCCAATCTGCTGAATTCGATAAACTAAGTGTATTAGATCCTTCTACGGATATTATGTACATCGGTTCCTTATTGGACGGCAACAGTATACAAAGCGGAACCTATGACCCCTTAATTTATCCTGCAGGTTATGTACGCAAACCTATTACCTACTCTGTTTCCATACAGGGTTCCAGTGGTCCTATTGCCAAAACCATTACTCCTACATTAGCCGATTTCAGGACTTCCATGCAGGAAATCATGCGCAGTACAATCACCGGACAGCAGCCTGCCAATTTTACTTTTTCATTAATTAACACCCGTTCCAAAAGGGAAATGGAAATGAAAATCAGTGCCAATCTAAAATTCAGCACTTTTTTTAATGCTACTATGAATTATGATGAAAGCAGTTACAGTGGCAGAAATTTCTTCGTATTGAAAATTTTTCAAAAATTTTTCAGTGCAGATATTAATATTCCGGGAGATGGTAATTTGTTCAATAAACCGATTGATTTCACCGGAACCATTGCACCTGTATATATCTCCACCATTGATTACGGCAGAAGTGCGTATCTGCTCTTAGAAACAACTTATGATTCATCCCGGGTATATAAATCACTCGAAGCATCTTTTAGTGCCTGGATAGCAGGTGGAGGCACCACCATCTCCAATGAATATAAAGTAGTAATGGACGAACTAAAAATCAGTGGCGTTTTAATAGGAGGCTCTTCTACGTCAGCTGCCACTACGATACAAGGAATTCAAGCCTTCCGCGATTATGTCATCAATAGTGCCAATATGGGGCCGGAATCAAGAGGAGAAGTAATTGCCTATAAACTACGTAATGCTAAAAATCACGGTGTTTACAAAACGATTATAAATGGCGACTATACCACCATGGATTGTTCCTCTCAACTGGTAAACATTCAGTCATACAGTACTAGTGGTGGTGGGAATAGTTATCTCGCGGCAGGATTTATTCCTACCGGAAATTATTGGCATTATGATGGTCCTCTATTCCGCGCATATAATAAACCCTTACCTGGCGCTGTACCAATAAATTCATTTAACAGTGCGCCGGGTGAAGATCATTACTTTACACCCAACTGGATAGATGCCCCCGGATGGTGGCAATATGAGGGAGTAGCATTTTATGCCTACAAAACACAAGTACCTGGATCAATTCCCATTCACATTCACTATTGCGATTGGAATATGCATCATTATTTTGGTCCTCAGCGTACATTGGATGATCCCAATTACTGGAAATTCTATGAAGGAATCTCATTTTATGCCTTCCCCCTGTAA